From a single Triplophysa rosa linkage group LG17, Trosa_1v2, whole genome shotgun sequence genomic region:
- the LOC130568197 gene encoding uncharacterized protein LOC130568197 isoform X1: protein MEDFWETLALQMIGRGFVKRQSDNPFTVHPNYQFWAPWIGRHTRKSNQCLNTEFEKIHQPKEAEICDITVSEDRLKNELHKKKVSVIRKLCKECGIDSIGSKTDLLERLSSEMKTRQTYDKVFEKIWGASGGWAVVMCPCGIVNSIKCCLRAESPRDFADILLSWKHIPNVVIYDFARGLATHTNLRSSEVLTFTPHGGRLADPTDSNIKMAKEGKFKISLPWLNIKKQGPDSHGHPITGSAEHYVLNDKFHEDNSKDQRDALRKIGIVAQLAGKVNSQVVEQFFSKLKKNNYFLNMTLPSTHIFLMRSIIHHHNSQKNLRRLEAFKRVFGTEVVLNISHQAVLATLDMSETSTQPHATDGQVTNVCGSEATVDVPALPESVSPVTGIVTSADGIMQEQPEHMNLDDADENSTQAWKKPHNPLQDKLLRYILDTRRLADEVIVKEGATCLTREDFWTLGLRRDMKSDIGNACMKIIYEDARAHGKDIYIADLYLVPTWKTGKDPLAYLPTDADMKDALVFPAWTQAAGPDHYVLCEYCTSSRSWNVDRSRRIGYWGLSSTDQHQ from the exons ATGGAAGACTTCTGGGAGACACTGGCCCTGCAAATGATTGGTCGTGGCTTTGTAAAAA GACAGAGCGACAACCCCTTCACTGTTCACCCCAATTACCAATTCTGGGCACCGTGGATTGGAAGACATACACGCAAGTCCAATCAGTGTCTCAACACAGAGTTTGAGAAAATCCACCAACCCAAAGAAGCTGAGATTTGTGATATAACTGTCTCTGAAGATAGGCTTAAAAATGAGCTTCATAAGAAAAAG GTATCAGTGATAAGGAAGCTGTGCAAGGAATGTGGCATTGATTCCATTGGCTCAAAAACAGACCTCCTAGAGAGACTTTCATCTGAAATGAAAACTAGACAGACTTATGACAAAGTGTTTGAAAAGATTTGGGGTGCCTCAG GAGGATGGGCTGTGGTAATGTGCCCTTGTGGCATTGTGAACAGCATAAAATGCTGTTTGCGCGCAGAGAGTCCGAGAGACTTTGCAGATATCCTCCTCTCATGGAAGCACATACCAAATGTCGTCATCTATGATTTCGCACGTGGACTGGCCACACACACCAATCTTCGCTCCTCAGAGGTGCTAACATTCACACCACATGGAGGTCGTCTAGCTGACCCAACAGACAGCAACATAAAGATGGCAAAGGAGGGAAAGTTCAAGATCTCCTTACCATGgcttaatataaaaaaacaaggcCCCGACAGCCATGGCCATCCAATTACAGGCTCAGCAGAGCACTATGTCCTCAATGACAAATTTCATGAAGACAATTCGAAAGATCAACGGGATGCTCTCCGCAAGATTGGTATTGTAGCCCAACTTGCTGGTAAAGTAAACAGCCAGGTTGTGGAGCAGTTTTTTAgcaaattaaagaaaaataactaCTTTCTGAATATGACCCTTCCATCAACCCACATCTTCCTCATGAGAAGTATCATCCACCACCACAACAGTCAGAAGAATTTGAGAAGACTAGAGGCTTTCAAGAGAGTCTTTGGGACAGAAGTTGTGCTGAACATCAGTCACCAGGCTGTTCTTG CTACTTTAGATATGTCAGAGACCTCCACTCAGCCTCATGCCACAGATGGCCAAGTGACCA ATGTTTGTGGCTCAGAGGCAACAGTAGATGTGCCAGCTTTGCCAGAGTCTGTTTCCCCTGTAACAGGAATAG TAACCTCTGCAGATGGGATCATGCAGGAACAGCCTGAGCATATGAATTTAGATGATGCAGATGAAAATTCAACCCAAGCTTGGAAGAAGCCTCATAATCCTCTACAAGACAAATTG CTCAGATACATACTGGACACAAGGCGGCTGGCTGATGAGGTCATTGTGAAGGAGGGAGCGACATGCCTTACAAGAGAAGATTTTTGGACTTTAGGTTTGAGACGGGACATGAAGTCTGAT ATTGGAAATGCCTGCATGAAAATCATCTATGAAGATGCTCGAGCACAT GGCAAAGACATATACATTGCCGACCTGTATCTTGTTCCAACATGGAAAACTGGTAAAGATCCCCTAGCGTACTTACCT
- the LOC130568197 gene encoding uncharacterized protein LOC130568197 isoform X3, with protein sequence MEDFWETLALQMIGRGFVKRQSDNPFTVHPNYQFWAPWIGRHTRKSNQCLNTEFEKIHQPKEAEICDITVSEDRLKNELHKKKVSVIRKLCKECGIDSIGSKTDLLERLSSEMKTRQTYDKVFEKIWGASGGWAVVMCPCGIVNSIKCCLRAESPRDFADILLSWKHIPNVVIYDFARGLATHTNLRSSEVLTFTPHGGRLADPTDSNIKMAKEGKFKISLPWLNIKKQGPDSHGHPITGSAEHYVLNDKFHEDNSKDQRDALRKIGIVAQLAGKVNSQVVEQFFSKLKKNNYFLNMTLPSTHIFLMRSIIHHHNSQKNLRRLEAFKRVFGTEVVLNISHQAVLATLDMSETSTQPHATDGQVTNVCGSEATVDVPALPESVSPVTGIVTSADGIMQEQPEHMNLDDADENSTQAWKKPHNPLQDKLLRYILDTRRLADEVIVKEGATCLTREDFWTLGLRRDMKSDIGNACMKIIYEDARAHGKDIYIADLYLVPTWKTGKDPLAYLPEYCTSSRSWNVDRSRRIGYWGLSSTDQHQ encoded by the exons ATGGAAGACTTCTGGGAGACACTGGCCCTGCAAATGATTGGTCGTGGCTTTGTAAAAA GACAGAGCGACAACCCCTTCACTGTTCACCCCAATTACCAATTCTGGGCACCGTGGATTGGAAGACATACACGCAAGTCCAATCAGTGTCTCAACACAGAGTTTGAGAAAATCCACCAACCCAAAGAAGCTGAGATTTGTGATATAACTGTCTCTGAAGATAGGCTTAAAAATGAGCTTCATAAGAAAAAG GTATCAGTGATAAGGAAGCTGTGCAAGGAATGTGGCATTGATTCCATTGGCTCAAAAACAGACCTCCTAGAGAGACTTTCATCTGAAATGAAAACTAGACAGACTTATGACAAAGTGTTTGAAAAGATTTGGGGTGCCTCAG GAGGATGGGCTGTGGTAATGTGCCCTTGTGGCATTGTGAACAGCATAAAATGCTGTTTGCGCGCAGAGAGTCCGAGAGACTTTGCAGATATCCTCCTCTCATGGAAGCACATACCAAATGTCGTCATCTATGATTTCGCACGTGGACTGGCCACACACACCAATCTTCGCTCCTCAGAGGTGCTAACATTCACACCACATGGAGGTCGTCTAGCTGACCCAACAGACAGCAACATAAAGATGGCAAAGGAGGGAAAGTTCAAGATCTCCTTACCATGgcttaatataaaaaaacaaggcCCCGACAGCCATGGCCATCCAATTACAGGCTCAGCAGAGCACTATGTCCTCAATGACAAATTTCATGAAGACAATTCGAAAGATCAACGGGATGCTCTCCGCAAGATTGGTATTGTAGCCCAACTTGCTGGTAAAGTAAACAGCCAGGTTGTGGAGCAGTTTTTTAgcaaattaaagaaaaataactaCTTTCTGAATATGACCCTTCCATCAACCCACATCTTCCTCATGAGAAGTATCATCCACCACCACAACAGTCAGAAGAATTTGAGAAGACTAGAGGCTTTCAAGAGAGTCTTTGGGACAGAAGTTGTGCTGAACATCAGTCACCAGGCTGTTCTTG CTACTTTAGATATGTCAGAGACCTCCACTCAGCCTCATGCCACAGATGGCCAAGTGACCA ATGTTTGTGGCTCAGAGGCAACAGTAGATGTGCCAGCTTTGCCAGAGTCTGTTTCCCCTGTAACAGGAATAG TAACCTCTGCAGATGGGATCATGCAGGAACAGCCTGAGCATATGAATTTAGATGATGCAGATGAAAATTCAACCCAAGCTTGGAAGAAGCCTCATAATCCTCTACAAGACAAATTG CTCAGATACATACTGGACACAAGGCGGCTGGCTGATGAGGTCATTGTGAAGGAGGGAGCGACATGCCTTACAAGAGAAGATTTTTGGACTTTAGGTTTGAGACGGGACATGAAGTCTGAT ATTGGAAATGCCTGCATGAAAATCATCTATGAAGATGCTCGAGCACAT GGCAAAGACATATACATTGCCGACCTGTATCTTGTTCCAACATGGAAAACTGGTAAAGATCCCCTAGCGTACTTACCT